A single genomic interval of Spirosoma taeanense harbors:
- a CDS encoding glycoside hydrolase family 2 TIM barrel-domain containing protein, protein MRLGQLLLFWLTSYVLVSCNVTSGSHQPASTGVKPTAIYHDGKSYHLLRHGKPYFIKGAGGIRHLEDLKARGGNSVRIWDDLEAGPILDKAQSLGLTVMFGLWVEREIEGFDYNDQAAIDRQFDLIRKIVLRHRNHPALLMWCVGNEWPLDANNVRVYDEVNRIATLVHELDPNHPVTTVISPDNARAIWLVRKRCPAIDILSFNSYSLTEYIDKNLRLGGWTKPYLISEYGAQAYWETPNTPWYAPIEPTSQQKYDYVNRIYRQYIGSRPPNCFGSYLFYWGFKQEETHTWFSAFDEQGRATSMADLMQLLWTGKPSPNRAPEAQSLLVDGKDLPYQSYKALSSTHRARLLATDPEGDSLMYYWEIRRRAHSIANYVGAPIASMKGLITNPTGSSIEFRLPTEPGAYRLFAHAYDNHRHVASANFAFEVTAIEPIQQ, encoded by the coding sequence ATGCGATTAGGACAACTGCTGCTGTTTTGGCTAACCAGCTATGTGTTGGTTAGCTGTAACGTAACTTCTGGTTCACACCAACCGGCTTCAACCGGCGTAAAGCCAACAGCCATATACCACGACGGAAAATCATATCACTTACTGCGCCATGGTAAACCATACTTCATCAAGGGAGCCGGTGGCATCCGCCATCTGGAGGATTTAAAAGCTCGGGGGGGTAACTCGGTTCGCATCTGGGATGATCTGGAGGCCGGCCCCATCCTGGACAAAGCCCAATCCTTAGGCCTGACGGTGATGTTTGGGCTGTGGGTAGAGCGCGAAATCGAAGGGTTCGATTATAACGATCAGGCTGCTATTGACCGGCAGTTTGATCTTATCCGTAAAATTGTGCTTAGGCACCGCAATCACCCGGCGTTGCTGATGTGGTGCGTTGGGAATGAGTGGCCACTGGATGCGAACAACGTTCGGGTATATGACGAGGTAAACCGTATTGCGACCCTGGTGCATGAGCTTGATCCTAATCATCCGGTTACTACGGTTATTTCGCCCGATAATGCCCGCGCTATCTGGCTGGTTCGGAAACGCTGTCCGGCCATCGATATTCTTTCCTTTAACTCGTATTCGCTCACCGAGTATATAGACAAGAACCTTCGCCTTGGGGGCTGGACAAAACCGTATTTAATTTCCGAATATGGAGCGCAGGCGTATTGGGAAACGCCCAATACGCCCTGGTATGCGCCCATTGAGCCAACCAGTCAGCAGAAATACGACTACGTCAATCGCATCTACCGGCAGTACATCGGCTCGCGGCCACCAAACTGCTTTGGCTCCTATCTGTTCTACTGGGGATTTAAACAGGAGGAAACGCACACCTGGTTTAGTGCATTTGATGAACAGGGGCGGGCCACGTCAATGGCTGATCTGATGCAGTTACTCTGGACTGGAAAGCCATCCCCCAACCGGGCCCCGGAGGCTCAGAGCCTGCTGGTTGACGGAAAGGATCTTCCTTATCAGTCCTATAAAGCCTTATCCTCAACGCACCGCGCACGGTTACTGGCCACTGACCCGGAAGGCGATTCACTTATGTATTATTGGGAGATCAGGCGTCGGGCCCATAGTATCGCAAATTATGTAGGCGCTCCTATTGCCTCCATGAAAGGCCTGATTACCAACCCCACAGGCTCGTCCATCGAATTCAGATTACCGACAGAACCCGGCGCTTATCGGTTATTTGCCCACGCCTACGACAATCACCGGCATGTAGCCTCTGCCAATTTTGCCTTTGAAGTAACCGCTATCGAACCAATCCAGCAATGA
- a CDS encoding glycosyltransferase family 2 protein, which translates to MKWPTFTDPAPNETYNFTAKVQDMRPLRVLIVIGLLFMAAFVWVYFQPANQGNAWLFGLLTVSVIFKLLRLLHEWYHYWNVRPSTPPRVSRVWTVDVLTTYCPGEPYEMVLNTLQAIQAMPYPHTTFLCDEADDPYLRQQCAALGVRHVTRTSRKDAKAGNINNALQQATGEICLVLDPDHVPVPNFLDQVLPYFEDASIGFVQCVQGYYNRKESVVAFGAAEQTYSFYGPMMTCMGNYGTAQAIGANCTFRRAALDSIGGHANGLSEDMHTAMRLHAKGWKSVYVPLPLSYGLVPATLSAYYKQQLKWARGTFELLFITFPKVFRGLSGRQRLHYGTLPIYYLLGVVQLIDLLIPICSLVQMQLPLYLDLPLFATVYLPLLATGFLIRQYAQRWLIERHEPGFHLVGGLLASGTWWVYVLGFIYTLLRVKVPYIPTPKDDKPRNNMILVLPNLLMCLASVVAIGYSTYEFGRFAHDNIYSRMLIGFALLNAAIMGINVLIGQEKLLVWISVRIRGLARRKSAVWSVRIMAWKARYGLYSWLRLSAIPLFGVVLLLATGMTIYTYQEHAGLPRHIRHANTQPFYVGAEPSVTLAAPSRIANPDHRLVVQHIGWPVGSSSPIQPILPESANQIPLLYLEPMPGQTHPQKAMLAFIQAMLAGKYNPVLEQFARTLNTYKHPVLVSFMPEFDDPAHPWGSEHEPTLRLYRQAWQYLVHFCQQRGTENVAWIWCPSRPSSITDHFPGNPYVDWLGLPILDDPAEAPDERGWSFASLYQIPRNTVRLHKSYSIRQKPILITHFGSVSGRLQPASWIQDGLTIIQERYPEVRGVVFDYPSPLLTKVMDNLPRN; encoded by the coding sequence ATGAAGTGGCCAACCTTTACGGACCCAGCGCCCAACGAAACTTATAATTTCACGGCCAAAGTGCAGGATATGCGTCCGCTTCGGGTGCTCATCGTCATCGGGCTGTTGTTCATGGCTGCCTTCGTCTGGGTCTATTTTCAGCCGGCTAACCAGGGTAATGCCTGGCTATTCGGGCTGCTGACGGTCTCGGTTATTTTCAAACTGCTGCGCCTGCTGCACGAATGGTATCACTACTGGAACGTAAGGCCGTCGACTCCGCCACGGGTTAGTCGCGTCTGGACAGTTGACGTGCTGACCACCTATTGTCCGGGGGAGCCTTATGAAATGGTCCTGAATACCTTACAGGCTATTCAGGCCATGCCGTACCCGCACACAACGTTCCTCTGCGACGAAGCCGACGACCCTTATCTCAGGCAGCAATGCGCTGCGCTGGGTGTTCGGCACGTAACCCGAACCAGCCGGAAAGACGCCAAAGCCGGCAACATCAACAACGCCCTCCAGCAGGCGACCGGAGAAATCTGTCTGGTGCTTGACCCCGACCACGTGCCGGTGCCCAACTTTCTGGATCAGGTATTACCGTATTTTGAAGATGCTTCCATTGGCTTTGTGCAGTGTGTACAGGGGTATTACAACCGGAAAGAGAGTGTAGTGGCCTTTGGCGCAGCCGAGCAAACGTATAGCTTTTACGGACCGATGATGACCTGCATGGGCAACTACGGTACGGCGCAGGCCATTGGCGCCAACTGTACCTTCCGCCGGGCTGCGCTTGATTCCATCGGCGGACATGCCAATGGCCTTTCGGAAGATATGCACACGGCTATGAGACTGCATGCCAAAGGCTGGAAGTCAGTCTACGTACCCTTGCCGCTTTCCTATGGACTCGTACCCGCCACCTTATCTGCCTATTACAAGCAGCAGCTTAAATGGGCGCGGGGTACATTCGAGCTGCTGTTCATCACCTTCCCAAAGGTATTTAGGGGTTTATCCGGTCGGCAACGCCTGCATTACGGTACGCTTCCAATTTATTACCTGCTGGGGGTAGTTCAACTCATCGACCTGCTGATTCCGATCTGTTCGCTGGTGCAGATGCAGCTCCCTCTTTACCTGGATCTGCCCCTGTTTGCCACGGTTTATCTGCCACTGCTGGCAACCGGTTTCCTGATCCGGCAATACGCGCAACGATGGCTCATTGAGCGGCACGAACCTGGGTTTCACCTGGTGGGTGGGTTGCTGGCCAGTGGTACCTGGTGGGTTTACGTCCTGGGGTTTATCTATACCCTGCTGCGGGTTAAAGTTCCTTATATTCCGACGCCCAAAGACGATAAGCCCCGCAATAATATGATTCTTGTGCTGCCCAATCTGCTGATGTGTCTGGCTTCAGTAGTTGCCATTGGCTATAGCACGTATGAGTTTGGGCGCTTTGCCCACGACAACATCTATTCACGCATGCTGATCGGCTTTGCGCTGCTGAACGCTGCAATTATGGGCATAAACGTTCTGATCGGCCAGGAGAAGCTCCTGGTCTGGATCAGTGTCCGGATCAGGGGGCTGGCCCGGCGCAAATCAGCCGTATGGTCGGTTCGGATCATGGCCTGGAAGGCGCGCTATGGCCTGTATAGCTGGCTGCGGTTATCGGCCATTCCCTTATTCGGGGTTGTGCTTCTGCTGGCCACCGGCATGACGATCTACACCTATCAGGAGCATGCCGGGCTGCCCCGCCATATTCGTCATGCCAATACCCAGCCGTTTTACGTTGGCGCTGAACCGTCTGTCACTTTGGCGGCACCGTCCCGAATAGCAAATCCGGACCACCGGCTGGTAGTTCAGCACATTGGCTGGCCGGTGGGCAGCTCATCGCCTATTCAACCTATCTTGCCAGAATCAGCGAATCAGATTCCGTTGTTGTATCTCGAACCAATGCCCGGTCAGACGCACCCACAAAAGGCTATGCTGGCATTCATACAGGCTATGCTGGCTGGGAAATATAATCCGGTTCTGGAGCAATTCGCCAGGACCCTGAACACCTATAAGCACCCTGTGCTAGTCAGCTTCATGCCGGAGTTTGACGATCCGGCCCATCCCTGGGGGTCAGAGCATGAGCCAACTTTACGGCTATATCGTCAGGCCTGGCAGTATCTGGTTCACTTTTGCCAGCAGCGGGGCACCGAAAACGTAGCCTGGATCTGGTGCCCGTCCCGGCCTTCGTCAATTACCGATCATTTTCCAGGTAACCCGTATGTAGACTGGCTGGGGCTGCCGATTCTAGACGACCCGGCCGAGGCTCCCGATGAGCGCGGCTGGTCATTTGCCTCGCTCTATCAGATTCCCCGCAACACCGTGCGGCTCCACAAGTCCTATAGCATCCGGCAAAAGCCCATTTTGATAACTCATTTTGGCAGCGTATCGGGTCGGCTTCAGCCAGCCAGCTGGATTCAGGATGGGCTCACAATCATCCAGGAGCGTTACCCGGAAGTACGAGGGGTGGTCTTCGATTATCCATCGCCTTTGCTGACGAAAGTGATGGATAACCTGCCCAGGAATTGA
- a CDS encoding esterase/lipase family protein, with the protein MSHPLVLIHGYSDVPESFQNWEKILSKRGIDVSTIHVCGYRSLTNEVTIKDIAEGFDRALRLRAGLNADEPFDAIVHSTGMLVIRAWLTTYARQEKRKRRLKRLIALAPASFGSPLAHKGRSWLGAIFKGNRSLGPDFMDAGDLILDGLELGSRYTWDLAHRDLLSNEVFYGPDEDTPYVFTFCGADNYKGLQGFVTNPDGTDGTVRWAGCSLNTRKITLDLTTDEENTTIKRIRFDEWRSDKRAHLQVPFIPIAGLNHGSIIEKPTTELVDLVLKALRVTNQEEYAQWNQEAIEKTDKTRRKMIPWQQFIVRALDERGDPITDYHVRLSAGYQDSPDKLKPVDVDVHTYTGDKSLRSFHFDLKKIRLEELARLRVEIIASSGTDLVRYYGHIPSDGQPQDKNERQTAASQWTAVFDMDQLITNEDIKLFYPFTTTLIELQLNRDPEPLLPNGTKVTWFVERAK; encoded by the coding sequence ATGAGCCATCCCCTGGTGTTAATTCACGGCTACTCCGATGTTCCCGAGTCGTTTCAGAACTGGGAAAAAATCCTGTCCAAGCGAGGCATTGATGTGTCGACTATCCACGTTTGTGGGTATCGGTCGCTGACGAATGAAGTCACGATAAAAGATATTGCCGAGGGCTTCGACCGGGCCCTGCGCCTGCGCGCCGGTCTGAATGCCGATGAACCCTTTGATGCGATTGTCCATTCGACCGGTATGCTCGTCATCCGCGCGTGGCTGACGACCTACGCCAGGCAGGAAAAACGTAAGCGTCGGCTCAAGCGGCTGATTGCCCTGGCACCCGCCAGCTTTGGGTCGCCGTTGGCGCATAAGGGCCGGAGCTGGCTTGGCGCTATTTTCAAAGGTAACCGATCGCTGGGGCCGGATTTTATGGATGCCGGGGATCTGATTCTGGACGGTCTGGAACTGGGCAGCCGCTACACCTGGGATCTGGCGCATCGCGACCTGCTGTCCAACGAAGTGTTTTACGGTCCCGACGAGGATACGCCCTACGTGTTCACATTCTGCGGGGCAGATAATTACAAAGGCCTGCAGGGATTCGTAACCAATCCGGATGGTACGGACGGAACCGTACGCTGGGCAGGCTGCTCGCTCAACACCCGTAAGATCACGCTCGATCTGACTACCGATGAGGAGAATACAACGATTAAACGGATTCGTTTTGACGAATGGCGCTCCGACAAACGGGCGCACCTGCAGGTGCCGTTTATTCCTATTGCCGGCCTGAACCACGGGTCGATCATCGAAAAACCGACTACTGAGTTAGTTGACCTGGTTCTAAAGGCCCTGCGCGTAACCAATCAGGAGGAATATGCCCAGTGGAATCAGGAAGCCATTGAAAAAACCGACAAAACGCGCCGGAAAATGATTCCCTGGCAGCAGTTTATTGTGCGGGCCCTGGACGAACGGGGCGATCCCATTACCGACTACCACGTGCGGCTAAGCGCAGGTTATCAGGATAGTCCGGATAAATTAAAGCCGGTCGACGTAGATGTACATACCTACACTGGTGACAAGAGCCTACGCAGCTTTCATTTCGATTTAAAGAAAATTCGCCTGGAGGAACTGGCCCGTCTCCGCGTCGAAATCATCGCTTCGTCGGGAACAGACCTGGTTCGGTACTACGGACATATACCCTCAGACGGGCAGCCGCAGGATAAAAATGAACGGCAGACTGCGGCCAGCCAGTGGACGGCCGTTTTTGATATGGATCAGCTGATCACGAATGAGGACATAAAACTGTTCTATCCCTTTACAACGACACTGATCGAACTGCAACTCAACCGGGACCCCGAGCCTCTGCTGCCCAATGGAACAAAAGTTACCTGGTTCGTGGAGCGGGCTAAATAA
- a CDS encoding Dabb family protein: protein MSNQSRRVFVKSSVIAGLGAGLPASAPKELFVHHVYFYLKNAGSEADKAKLLEGLNKLAKVPTIKFVHIGSPAGTTRDVIERGYSVSWLCFFDSLEDEEIYQKHPIHLKFVDDYSSLWEKVIVYDSVGPKRA from the coding sequence ATGAGTAATCAATCCCGCAGAGTGTTTGTCAAAAGCAGCGTCATCGCCGGTTTAGGAGCCGGACTACCAGCTAGTGCGCCCAAAGAACTGTTTGTTCATCATGTGTATTTTTACCTGAAGAACGCGGGCAGTGAAGCCGACAAGGCGAAACTGCTGGAAGGACTGAATAAATTGGCTAAGGTGCCAACGATTAAATTTGTGCACATTGGTTCACCAGCCGGCACAACCCGCGACGTAATTGAACGAGGCTACTCGGTTTCCTGGCTGTGCTTTTTCGACAGTCTGGAAGACGAAGAAATTTATCAGAAACACCCCATTCACCTGAAGTTCGTCGACGATTATTCGTCGCTCTGGGAGAAAGTAATCGTCTACGATTCGGTGGGGCCGAAACGGGCATAA
- the dctA gene encoding C4-dicarboxylate transporter DctA has product MKKLVTNLTFWVLTAITAGALLGHFAPDVAIKMEVLGKTFISVVKLFINPIIFLTITLGIVGMSDLKKVGRVGGKALLYFEIVTTVALFIGIVVANIIQPGAGVSTPAANEADLSKYAKGAAEFSWLNFFLDNVTIQVLLIALVFGVVLNRVTGKERIVGYLSLASKWVFKGLHLVMLFAPIGAFGGMAYTIGKYGIATLIPLAKLMLTVYITMGLFVFVVLYSILRMYRVSLLKFLRYIREELLIVLGTSSSEAGLPSLMEKLERAGCSKSVVGLVVPAGYSFNLDGTTIYLSMATIFLAQVYGVELSFSQVLTIIGILMVTSKGAAGVTGSGFIVLASTLQAIQVIPLEGLALLLGVDRFMSEARSITNFIGNGVATIWLANNEREFDRTKMEQAFSNVAVFEDIRQNPIENP; this is encoded by the coding sequence ATGAAGAAACTCGTTACCAACCTTACGTTCTGGGTACTGACGGCCATTACGGCGGGCGCCCTGCTCGGCCATTTCGCCCCGGACGTCGCCATTAAAATGGAAGTGCTGGGTAAGACGTTTATCAGCGTCGTCAAGCTCTTTATCAACCCCATTATTTTCCTGACCATTACGCTTGGCATTGTCGGGATGAGCGACCTCAAAAAAGTAGGTCGCGTGGGTGGGAAAGCTCTGCTCTATTTCGAAATTGTGACCACGGTAGCCCTCTTCATCGGAATCGTGGTGGCGAATATCATTCAGCCGGGGGCGGGGGTGTCTACCCCGGCGGCTAACGAAGCTGACCTGTCCAAATACGCCAAAGGCGCAGCCGAGTTCAGCTGGCTCAACTTTTTTCTGGATAACGTAACGATTCAGGTTCTGCTGATTGCCCTGGTGTTCGGCGTGGTGCTGAACCGGGTAACGGGCAAAGAGCGGATCGTGGGCTATCTGTCGCTGGCGTCGAAGTGGGTATTCAAAGGCCTGCATCTGGTCATGCTGTTTGCACCGATAGGCGCGTTCGGCGGGATGGCCTATACCATCGGCAAGTACGGCATCGCCACGCTCATTCCGCTCGCGAAACTGATGCTGACAGTTTATATTACGATGGGCCTGTTTGTATTCGTCGTGCTTTATTCAATTCTGCGGATGTACCGGGTGTCGCTGCTGAAATTTCTGCGCTACATCCGCGAAGAACTTTTAATTGTGCTGGGAACGTCATCGTCTGAGGCCGGGCTGCCGTCGCTGATGGAAAAACTCGAACGGGCCGGATGCAGCAAGTCGGTGGTGGGGCTGGTGGTGCCGGCGGGGTATTCCTTCAACCTCGACGGAACGACCATCTATCTGTCGATGGCGACGATCTTTCTGGCGCAGGTATATGGCGTGGAGCTATCATTCAGCCAGGTCCTGACCATCATCGGGATTCTGATGGTAACCTCAAAAGGGGCTGCGGGCGTTACGGGCAGCGGGTTTATCGTGCTGGCCAGTACGTTGCAGGCCATTCAGGTGATTCCGCTGGAAGGGCTGGCCCTGCTGCTGGGCGTAGACCGGTTTATGTCGGAGGCCCGTTCCATTACCAACTTTATCGGCAACGGCGTAGCCACTATCTGGCTGGCCAATAACGAACGCGAGTTCGACCGGACGAAGATGGAACAGGCTTTCAGTAACGTAGCCGTTTTTGAGGACATCCGCCAGAATCCAATCGAAAATCCCTGA
- a CDS encoding glycerate kinase, whose protein sequence is MTILVAPDKFKGSLTAAEAARAMRTGIHRYNPHLTVTEQPLADGGEGTADVLTKATGGQFIPVSVHDPLGQPIMSTFGLSGGGQTAFIEMAQASGLQLLRAGERNPWLTSTFGTGELIRAALNRGVETVVLCIGGSATNDGGIGLATALGYQFLDESGQALEPIGRNLANIHRIDTTNVLPQLRQVEFVVASDVDNPLTGPNGAAYVYAPQKGADSDMVQILDAGLERLSAVVQAQLDCDLADEPGSGAAGGTGYGARVFLNARLESGFSIVARYLNLEGLVHSADLILTGEGSLDEQTLSGKLVGGLTQLAAQYNKPVVAFCGRLALTPEQIRRVGLQQAVAITPASMAFADAVRLASTLLADATYQFCEDSQLL, encoded by the coding sequence ATGACGATCTTGGTTGCGCCCGACAAGTTTAAAGGCTCGCTGACAGCCGCCGAAGCCGCCCGCGCCATGCGCACGGGTATTCATCGGTATAATCCTCATCTGACGGTTACAGAGCAGCCGCTGGCCGATGGAGGAGAGGGCACGGCCGACGTCCTGACCAAAGCTACCGGCGGGCAGTTTATTCCGGTTTCTGTCCACGATCCGCTGGGACAACCAATTATGTCTACGTTCGGCCTGTCGGGCGGTGGACAAACGGCTTTTATCGAGATGGCGCAGGCGTCGGGTCTGCAACTGCTGCGAGCCGGGGAGCGGAATCCATGGCTAACCAGTACCTTCGGGACAGGCGAGCTGATCCGGGCGGCTCTCAATCGGGGTGTTGAAACGGTCGTGCTTTGCATTGGCGGCAGCGCAACGAATGATGGCGGTATCGGTCTGGCAACGGCGCTGGGGTATCAGTTTCTGGACGAAAGCGGTCAGGCGCTTGAACCAATCGGTCGAAACCTGGCGAACATACACCGCATTGACACGACGAACGTACTGCCGCAACTTCGGCAAGTCGAGTTTGTGGTGGCCAGCGATGTCGATAACCCACTAACAGGCCCTAATGGAGCCGCTTACGTGTATGCACCCCAGAAAGGGGCAGATAGTGATATGGTTCAAATACTGGACGCGGGGCTAGAGCGGTTGTCGGCGGTGGTACAGGCGCAGCTGGACTGCGACCTGGCCGACGAGCCGGGCAGTGGAGCCGCCGGAGGCACAGGCTATGGAGCGCGGGTGTTTCTGAACGCCCGGCTCGAAAGTGGCTTTTCAATTGTGGCGCGGTATCTGAACCTGGAGGGGCTCGTTCATTCGGCGGATCTGATCTTGACGGGCGAGGGCAGTCTGGACGAACAAACGCTGTCGGGCAAACTGGTTGGCGGGCTGACTCAACTGGCGGCTCAGTATAACAAACCCGTCGTGGCGTTTTGCGGTCGACTGGCGCTGACGCCCGAGCAGATTCGGCGGGTGGGTTTGCAGCAGGCCGTTGCCATCACGCCTGCCAGTATGGCGTTTGCCGACGCTGTCCGGCTGGCCTCGACGCTGCTGGCGGACGCTACGTATCAATTTTGTGAGGATAGCCAACTATTATGA
- a CDS encoding GntP family permease — MNPFLLLLLGIVAIIWLSSRVRLHTFVVLFGLTIAVGLLAGISSTDVLAHLRTGFGHTLEKIGLLVILGTILGALLDHSRATLSLANAILYRVGERRAPLAVIIMAFLVGLPIFCDSGFIVLSGLVLTLAQRLQRSPLQLVLCLAGGLYAVHCLVPPHPGITAAVGITGVDTGRMILLGSVLALPPTVVSYVWANFAGKRYGTQMTAPIDLPAVADSDGQPLPSAGGALAAILVPIGLISLKSIVSLTPAVYPGPVKSFVDFVGDPIVALGVGIGIALTLFQRLTKSVFNELIEEAIVKAGPVLAIVGAGGAFGEIIKNIGVETELAALTQSAEQGLLGLGLLIPFALTVVLKTAQGSSTVAVMSVASMLTPLLPALGFGSDWDRLLALAAMGAGSMTVSHANDAYFWVVARFGRVDTPTMLRTYSVMTILMGLSTFACLCLVRWLL; from the coding sequence ATGAATCCTTTCCTGCTCTTATTGCTGGGCATTGTGGCCATTATCTGGCTCAGCTCGCGCGTCCGGCTGCATACGTTTGTGGTTTTGTTTGGCCTGACCATCGCGGTGGGGCTGCTGGCTGGTATATCCTCGACAGATGTGCTCGCGCACCTGCGGACCGGATTTGGGCACACGCTCGAAAAAATTGGCCTGCTGGTCATCCTGGGGACAATTCTGGGGGCCTTACTCGATCATAGCCGGGCTACGCTTAGTCTGGCCAACGCCATTCTCTACCGCGTTGGCGAACGCCGGGCACCGCTGGCCGTCATCATCATGGCATTTCTGGTTGGTCTGCCTATCTTCTGTGATTCGGGGTTTATCGTACTCAGCGGTCTGGTCCTGACGCTCGCGCAGCGACTTCAGCGCAGTCCGTTACAGCTGGTGCTGTGTCTGGCCGGTGGGCTGTATGCGGTTCATTGTCTGGTGCCCCCGCATCCGGGGATTACGGCTGCCGTGGGCATTACGGGTGTCGATACGGGTCGGATGATCCTGCTGGGATCGGTGCTGGCGCTGCCGCCGACCGTGGTGAGTTACGTCTGGGCAAACTTCGCCGGTAAGCGTTACGGCACGCAGATGACTGCACCCATCGACCTGCCTGCAGTTGCCGATTCGGACGGTCAACCACTGCCGTCGGCGGGTGGGGCGCTGGCGGCTATCCTGGTGCCGATTGGCCTGATCTCATTGAAATCTATTGTTTCGCTCACTCCGGCTGTGTATCCGGGTCCGGTAAAGTCGTTTGTCGATTTTGTCGGTGACCCAATCGTGGCCTTAGGCGTTGGCATCGGTATCGCGCTAACCTTATTCCAGCGGCTGACTAAATCTGTATTCAACGAACTGATTGAAGAGGCCATTGTGAAGGCTGGGCCGGTGCTGGCTATCGTAGGGGCCGGTGGCGCGTTCGGAGAAATTATCAAGAACATTGGCGTCGAAACGGAACTTGCCGCCCTGACACAGTCGGCCGAGCAGGGACTATTGGGACTGGGTTTGCTGATTCCGTTTGCGCTGACAGTTGTATTGAAAACCGCGCAGGGGTCTTCAACCGTCGCCGTGATGTCGGTCGCGTCTATGCTGACGCCCTTACTGCCCGCTCTCGGATTCGGCAGCGACTGGGACCGGCTGCTGGCACTGGCAGCTATGGGCGCCGGTTCGATGACGGTTTCCCATGCAAACGATGCGTATTTTTGGGTGGTGGCCCGTTTCGGGCGCGTCGATACGCCAACCATGCTGCGTACCTATAGTGTCATGACGATTCTGATGGGACTGTCAACTTTCGCCTGTTTATGCCTGGTCCGCTGGCTGCTATGA
- a CDS encoding YitT family protein yields MTHSTTSRIIKDMILIVAGILSAGLGLKGFLLSSRFIDGGVTGVSMLLASILHLPLPWLILVINLPFVILGYQRMGRQFAIRSVLAIAGLSLCLAVVPYPDVTPDLLLTATFGGFFIGAGIGLAMRGGAVLDGTEIAALLISRKSSILKVSDVILVMNVLIFGAAAFFLTIESALYSMITYFAASKTIDFLVHGIEEYTAVIIISNQQAAVRDEITRLGWGVTTLKGEEGFGKRGLRDKTVNPLYVVVTRLEVSRLTNAINRIDDKAFIIKHAVDDVVGGKVRSRAVH; encoded by the coding sequence ATGACCCATTCCACTACGTCACGTATTATTAAAGACATGATTCTTATCGTTGCCGGTATCCTGAGTGCCGGATTAGGCCTGAAAGGGTTTCTGCTATCAAGCCGCTTCATTGACGGGGGCGTTACGGGTGTGTCGATGCTGCTGGCCAGTATTCTGCATCTGCCGTTGCCCTGGCTGATTCTGGTGATCAACCTGCCGTTTGTTATCCTGGGTTATCAGCGCATGGGCCGACAGTTTGCCATTCGGAGCGTGCTGGCTATCGCCGGGCTTTCGCTGTGTCTCGCCGTTGTTCCCTATCCGGACGTTACGCCCGACCTGCTGCTGACGGCTACCTTCGGCGGATTCTTTATTGGCGCGGGTATCGGACTGGCCATGCGGGGTGGTGCCGTGCTCGACGGTACCGAAATTGCCGCTCTGCTCATCAGCCGCAAGAGTTCAATCCTGAAAGTGAGCGACGTAATTCTGGTAATGAACGTCCTGATCTTCGGCGCGGCAGCCTTCTTCCTGACGATTGAATCGGCGCTGTATTCGATGATTACGTATTTCGCAGCTTCCAAAACCATTGATTTTCTGGTCCACGGAATCGAAGAATACACGGCCGTTATCATTATCTCGAATCAGCAGGCAGCCGTCCGCGACGAAATTACCCGCCTGGGCTGGGGCGTTACGACCCTCAAAGGCGAAGAAGGCTTTGGTAAGCGCGGCCTGCGCGATAAAACAGTCAACCCACTTTATGTAGTCGTTACACGGCTGGAGGTCAGTAGGTTGACGAATGCAATCAACCGGATTGATGACAAGGCGTTCATCATCAAACACGCCGTTGATGATGTTGTCGGCGGAAAGGTGCGCAGCCGGGCGGTGCATTAA